GAGAACGCGATGATCCTGCTCATTATCCAGGAGCCGGATGGCGACTTCGTCCCGCTACAGGCCATCTCCGACGAGTACGGATACGCCGTCATCCGGTATCGTATCCCCCGACGCGCGCCGACGGGCACCTATGGGGTCCGGCTGGTGGATGTGGTCGGACAGAGCATCCAGCTTGACTGGGAGGATTCCGTCACGGAGACATCTTTCATCGTCCGCTAACCTCCACCCGGCATCTCCCAGCCGAGGTGCCCGACGGAAGACACACACGAAATTCAGAGGGGCGGCTAGTCGACTAGCCGCCCCTCATCACATCTCATCCTATCGTCTCCCACGCCCCACATCCGATGCGCACCTTTTCCCTTCGGTCAGTGTTATAAAGCCACGAGTAACCCATTCGACCACAAGGTCCCTCGCCAGGGAAACGGCCCCTACCCAACAAGAATCCAAAGTAGGGCGTTGCTCGCGGCGAGGGGCGGGCTTATGGAGCGGGCCTCCGATGGGACGGTCGTCCCTCGCATGCCCGGGAATCCGCACCTCACACGAGACAACCGTGCTTACCAGGAGTGACACAGAGTGATGATGAAGGATACACGCGTGGTGGTAACCGGCTTGGGCGCAGTCACGGCATTGGGCCTGGACGTGCCGACGACCTGGTCCGGCGTCCTGGCCGGGCGATCCGGCGTCGACCGGATCACCTCTTTCGACCCAAGCCCCTACAAGACTCAAATCGCCGCCGAGATCAAGGATTTCGATCCCACACGATATCTGGACCGCCGAACGGCGCGCCGCCTGGACCGTTTCACCCACTTCGCCGTGGCGGCCAGCCAGGAGGCCGTGCAGGATTCAGGACTCAACCTGGCGAACGAGGATCCGCGAGCCGTGGGAGTGATCATCGGCTCCGCTCTGGGCGGGCTCGGGACGCTGCTGCGGGAACAGGAGATCCTCCGCACCCGCGGCCCCCGGCGTGTGAACCCGTTCTTCGTCCCCGCCATCCTGATCGACACCGCCGCCGGACAGGTGGCCATCGAGCTGGGAGTGCGCGGCCCGAACATGGCCATCGTCTCCGCCTGTGCGACGGGAAACGGGGCGATCGGGGAGGCGGCGGAGATCATCCGCCGCGGGGACGCCGAGGTCATCCTGGCCGGAGGCAGCGAGGCGGTCATCCATCCGATCACGCTGGCCGGGCTCAACGTCATGGGCGCCCTCTCCACCCGAAACGAGGATCCCCCGCGAGCCTGTCGCCCCTTCGACGCCCAGAGGGATGGCTTCGTCATGGGCGAAGGAGCAGCCGTGCTCGTCCTGGAATCGCTGGATCACGCCCTGGAGCGCGGCGCGCACATCTACGCCGAGATCCTGTCCTACGCGGCCACAGCCGACGCCTTCCATCTGGCCCAGCCGGCCGAGGACTCCGCCGGGGCCGTGGAGGCCATGGAAAAGGCCCTGCAGCGGGCCGGGATCCAGCCCACCGAGGTGCAGTATATCAACGCGCATGGCACCTCGACCGCGCTCAACGACCGCAGCGAGACGGCCGCCATCAAGCAGGTCTTCGGCGAGCACGCTTACCGGCTGGCCGTCTCCTCCACCAAGTCCATGACCGGACACCTCCTGGGAGCGGCGGGTGCCCTGGAGGCGGTGCTGTGCGTCAAGGCCCTTCAGGAGCGCGTTCTGCCGCCCACCATCAACTACGAACATCCCGATCCCGAATGCGATCTGGATTACGTACCCAACCAGGCCCGCCCCGCGCCGGACCTGAACGTGGCGATGTCCAACGCGTTCGGCCTGGGCGGACACAACGCCTGCCTGATTATGCGCCGATGGGAGGGTTCCTGACGCACATGGGAAGCAGCCCTCCGGTCACCGACAGGATCGTATGCGATAGATAGAGGCGGGGGAGAGCACGGCCGCGTCGACGGGCTTCTCAAAGGAGCGGGAGCGCGCGTGGCCGTGAAAACCTCGCGAAAGTCGCACGGAGTGAAACGCTGTGAGACGGTATGCGCAGATCATCGGCTGGGGCAAGAGCCTCCCGAATCACATATTGACGAACGACGACCTCGCCCGCATCGTGGACACCAGCGATGAGTGGATCCGGACACGCACCGGCATCCGCCAACGCTACATCGCCACCGATCCTCGGGAGACCACGGCGAGCCTGGCCATCAAGGCGGCCCAGGAGGCGCTCCGGGTGGCGAACGTACCGGCCAGCCGGGTGAACATGGTCATCGTCGCCACGTCCTCTCCGGAGCACATCTTCCCCTCCACCGCATCCCTCGTGCAGGACGGGATCGGCGCCACTCGCGCCGGCGCATTCGATCTGAGCGCCGCCTGCTCCGGCTTCGTGTACGCGCTGAGCATCGCCCGGGGCCTGATCGCCAGCGAGTCCGCCGAATATGTCCTGGTCATCGGGGCGGAGACCCTCTCCCGTTTAGTGGACTGGTCCGACCGCAACACCTGCGTGCTGTTCGGCGACGGGGCGGGAGCCGTCCTGGTCGCCGCCAGTGAGGTCCCGGGGGGGATCCTCTCCACCGTGTTGGGATCCGACGGATCCGGCGGGGATCTGCTCATCGTGCCGGCGGGAGGGAGCCGCCTTCCGGCCAGCCTGGAGACCGTGGCGTCCGGCCAGCATTATCTCAAGATGGACGGCCGCGGGGTGTTCCGCTTCGCCACGCGCGTGATGGCACGGGCCACGCAGGAGGTCGTGGAGCAAGCGGGGCTCACCATGAGCGATATCGAGCTGGTGATCCCACACCAAGCCAACCGTCGAATCATCGAGTCCGCCGCCAAACAACTCGGGCTCGATATGGACCGCATGTACACGAACCTGGACCGCTACGGCAACACGTCCACGGCCTCCATCCCCATCGCGCTGTGTGAGGCCATCGAGGAAGGCCGGATCCGGCAACACGATCACCTGGTCATGGTGGGATTTGGCGCCGGGCTCACCTGGGGCGCGACCGTCGTTCAGTGGGGAGTGCCCCTGCCCCTTCCCGAGACGCCCTGGTGGCGAAGCGCGCAGTACTCCGGCTCGTTCCACGTGGCCCAGGCGCGATCTTTCGGGCGCCGGGTGCTCCGCCGCCTGTACGATGTGGTCATCGGGCCGCGCGAGGAGAACGGACACGCGCCACGCGGGCTATGGCGCGGCGGCGTGGAAAAGCTGAGAGGCCGTCGACAGGAGCCCGATCACGGGTCTCCCACGGACACGTTTGAGAAGGACAGCTGATGGATTCCCAGGGGACCTCACCCTCATCCGCTTCCGATGCGTACCCCCGGCCGTCCGTCACCGCAGACGTGGTCGCCTGGCTGGTGCGCGATGGCGCTCCGCACGTGCTGCTGATCCGACGACGATACTGGCCATATGAGGGGCATTGGGCCCTCCCCGGCGGGTTTATCGACATCACCGAGACGCTGGAACAGGCCGCCCGGCGTGAGCTGGCCGAGGAGACGGGGCTGACCGACGTCCCCCTGGAGCCGATACGGCTCTTTGATGCGCCGGGTCGGGACCCGCGCAGGCGCGTGATCACCATGGCCTACCTGGCGCTTCTGGGAGAACGCGGGGACGGCTGGCGACCACGGGCCGGCGACGATGCGGCCGACGCTCGCTGGTGGCCGGTGGCGGATTTGCCCTCCCTGGCCTTCGACCACGGCCAGATCATCGCCGCCGCGAGGGCCCACCTGCGCCGCCGGCTGCTGGGCGACGACCTGGGACGCCACCTTCTGCCCGATCCGTTCACCGCGCGGGAGCTGCGAAGCGCCTTCTCATCCGTCCTGGGCGAGCCGGTGTCGACCCGCTCCGTGCTGCGCCTTCTCCGGGCCGCCGGCGTGATCGAGGGCCTGCCGGGGGGCCGCTATCGCTACCGTCCAATCGCCCAAGGGACGTGGCCCTACTGGTGATCCCGTCAGCGGGGATACCTCTGGAAAAAAGTACGGGCTGGATACCGTGGCATCCAGCCCGTTCGCTTGGAGGGGGGACGGGGTCAGGCGACGGATCTCTGGGCTTCCACCGCCTGCAGCACACGCTCCAACAACATCGGTTCAGGAACCGCACCCTCTAGGTGGTAATCCTCATTGATGACGGTACGCGGCACGCCCATCACCTGGTATTTGTTGGCCAGATGGGGGAACTCGATCGCCTCCACCATATCCGCGGTGATGAGATCGCTCTCCAGCGCCAACTGATGGGCCAGCCGCACGGCCATCGGGCAGTACGGGCATGTGGGCGTCACGAACACCTGGATGTGCACGGGCTCATTGATCTGAGCCACGGCCTGCTTCGTCTCCTGCGACAGGCCCGATTCGCCCTGGGAGACCATCAGGATATCCTCGATCAGAGAGCTGAACTCGTACCCTGACGGGATCCCGAAATAGCGAATCCCGTAATCCTTCGGCTCATCACCCCCCCGCACGATCGCGATGGCCGGGATCTTATCGATCTTATAGGCCTCCACGGCCTCCTTATCCGTCACAAAGTCGCGCACCTCGGCCGTGATCTTATCCGATAATTGCGCCAGCTCTTCCACAATCTGTCGGGTCTCGCGACAATACTGACACTCCGTCTCCTGAGTAAACATAACCAGCTTCACCGGTGCCACCAGGTTCTGGAATTCCTCTCGCAGAACCTGTTGATCCTGCTTGCCAATCAACGGCATGATACGCTTCCTCCTGAAAGTCTGCGACCCTTTCGGCCACATGGGATGGGATGCCTGCTCTGGATCCAAAGGCACGGATCCTTGAAATCTCCACCCGTTTAGATGCGAGGGAGGGGGATACGTTACATCCGAACACAAAAAAACGGGACCGGCCCCCGGTCTCACGATGGCCGGCCCCGCCACGCACGTTCCATGTCCACCGGGCGCGCCTCACGGCTTCGCTTTTCGCATGCGCGCCCGCGCGGCCTCCAGCTCCTCCTCCAGCTCCTCCAGCTCGATCAGCAAGGCGGGCGGCACCGAGTGCGCGGGTAGCCGTCGGCGCAGATCCTCCACCCGCGCCTCCAGCTCCGCGACCCGGCGGGCCACCTCCTCCTCGCTCAGTTCACGCTCGCTCATGCAGGCTCAATACGATAGCTGCTCGTGATGCGCGCCACGCCACGAATCGTGGCCTCGACGGAGCAATACTTCTCCTCAGAGAGCTGGATCGCCCGCTCGACCGCCTGGGGCGAGATGTCCTCCCCGCGCACCACATACTCCACATGAATGTCCGTGTACTTGTGCGGGTGCGTGTCCGCCTGCTCCCCCCGGACGTTGATCTCGAATCCCGTCACCTTCTGTCGCTTCTTCCGCAGGATCGAGATCACATCCATGGCGGTGCAGCCGGCCAGGGAGATCAGCAGCAACTCCATCGGGCGAAAGCCCGCGTTCCGGCCCCCATGCTCGGCCGAGCTATCCATCACCACCGTATGCCCCGAGGCGGCGGTGCCCGCAAACTCCATGCCGTCTCGCCACGTAACCTTCGCTTCAACAGCCATTTTCTATTCCTTCACACGCGCCAAGATATCGCCGACATCCAGGATCAGATAGTCGGCGCCGTTCAGACGGATCTCCGTGCCGCTATACTTTGCATACAGGATCTGATCGCCTACGCTCACTGGGATATCCTCCCCGTCACCCACGGCGACCACCTCGCCGCGCTGCGGCTTCTCCTTGGCCGTCTCGGGCAACAGGATCCCAGAAGCCGTCCGCGACTCTTCCTCGATCACCTTCACCAACACTCGATCTCCCAACGGCTCTACCTGCATCGGTCTTATCCTCCTCTTCTTCCAAAAATTGGCACACCCGGCGCACAATCGCCGGGGCTCTGAACCTATACAGAACGCTCGCCCCCCTCAGTTCCGCAGTCCCAACAGCCGATCGATCTTGGGGCGATCAAAGCCGATCACGATCTTCCCACCGATGTCCACGACGGGCACTCCCATCTGGCCCGTGCGACGCACCACATCTCGCGCCGCCCGCTCATCCCGGGAGATGTCCACATCCTTGAACTTGATCTTATGCTGACGCAGATAGCGCTTAAGCGCATTGCAGTACCTGCACGTCGGCGTTGTGAAGACGATGACCCGAGGTTGCTTCGAGACCATCAGATAGCTCCCCTCTCCCAGATGTGCTGTTCTCGTGGTGAGTGCGAACGCGCTCGATGAGCCTTACGCGTCCTCATCAGGCTCGGCCAGCGGCTCCTTCCGCAGATACGGCTCCAGGTCCAGCGCCTTGAACAGCCGAAGCTCCACATCCTCCGGCAGCTCGGGCGGGTCTGGCATCTGATACAGGAGCACCGTCTTGCGCAACGTGTCGATGACGATGCGGCAGTTCTCGCAGTCGGCCAGGTGCGCCTCGATCTCCTCACACAGCCGGGCCTCCAGCTCGCCGTCGATGTAGTCGGAGAGCATTCCCAACAATTGGCGGCAGTCCTCATGACTATGGACGTGCGTCATCATGATCTCCTCGCTCAGCGACGGATGCCCGATGGGCGGCGAAATATTCGGTCAGATACTCCCGCAGCCGCATCCTCGCCCGATGCAGACGCACCTTCGCGGCCGACTCTGAGATCCCCAGCGTCTCCGCCGTCTCCGCCGTGGACAGCCCCTCGATGTCTCGCAGGATAAAGGTCGCACGCAGCGTCTCCGGCAGGGCGGCGATGGCCTCGTCCATCACGCGGCGAAGCTCCTCATTCAGGGCGTGCTTCTCGGGATTCCACCCCCAATCGATCAGCTGCCGGGGGGCGACCTCGCCGTCCTCCAGCTCCACCGGGTCGTCGATGGACACCGTCTCCAGCTTGCGGCGACGCAGCCGCATCAACCCCGCATTGGTGGCGATGCGATATAGCCACGTCCCCAGGCTGGAGCGGCCCTCGAAGTCCCGCACGTGCTGGCACGCGCTGATGAACGTCTCCTGCAAGACCTCCTCGGCCTCGTCCGGGTCGCCCATGAGCTTCAGGGCTACCCGATAGATGCGCGGGGAAAAGCGCTTGACCATCACCGCACATGCGGCTCGGTCCCCCGCCTTGAGCGCAGCCACCAGCGCCTGCTCATCGAGATCGTTCGATCCCACGACTTCCTCCTGTTCAGATGCAAGGGAGAGGGATTTGGTTACACGTATCCTCATGGATCCCTGCTCATGATATGCCAGACCCCCTCCCGCGTCAACCCCTCGACCGTTGGACGTTCGCCCGCTTCTGCGCTAATATTCCCCCCGGACACACGCACGCGCACAGAGGCCTTCTTCCGCCTCTGTCCAGGAGGAGCAAACCCTTGACGTGGATGTTGGGCATCGACACGGGTGGCACATACACGGACGCCGTGATCCTGGACCCCGAGCAGGGCCGGGTGCTCACCAGCGCCAAAGCCCTCACCACCCACCACGATCTCAGCTACGGCATCGACGCCGCCATCACGATGCTGACAGGGATCGACATAAGCCGGATCGGCCTGGTGGGACTCTCCACCACGCTGGCGACCAACGCGCTGGTGGAAGGACGAGGCGGGCGCGTCGGACTGATCCTCATCGGCTACGATCCACAGCTCATCGAGCGATGGGGCTTTCGACGTGAGCTGGTCACCGATCAGGTGATCTTCCTACGCGGCGGGCATGATCTCAACGGCCGGGAGGCAGCACCCCTGGACGTGAGCGCGCTGCGGGAGGCCGTGCTCCGACACGAGGGCCAGGTGGATGCATGGGCCATCTCGGGATACTTCGGCGTGCGGAACCCGGACCACGAACGACGCGCCCGGGACGTGGTGGCCTCGCTCAGCGACCTGCCCATCACCTGCGCCCACGAGCTCACAGGCGAATTGAACGCCATCCGCCGGGCGACCACCGTCGCCCTGAACGCCCGCCTGATCCCCTTGATCCAACGGCTGATTCAGGCCGTCCAGCACACCTTGCGGCGGCATCACATCCCGGCCACGCTCATGGTCGTGCGCGGCGACGGGGCGCTGCTCCGGGCCGACGTCGCGCTGCGACACCCCGTGGAGACGATCCTCTCCGGCCCGGCCGCTAGCATCGTCGGCGCCCGATACCTGACGGGTCTGGACGACGCGCTGGTGATCGACATGGGCGGGACGACGACGGACGTCGCCGTGCTGGAGGGCGGGCGCCCCATCATCCGGAACGACGGGGCCCAGGTGGGGGGCTGGCGCACCCTGGTGCGCGCTGTGGACGCCCAAACCACCGGCCTGGGCGGGGACAGCCACATCCGATGGAAGAACGGCCGTCTGCGGATCGGGCCGGAACGGGCGATCCCGCTGTCCATGGCCATCGCCCTATACCCACAGGCCGCCGACGAGTGGAGGAACGGCGGAGGACGCTCGGACCCTCCCGAGCTCTTCGCGCTCGTCGAGCTGACGCCACGATGGGAGACGACGAGCCTGGAACGCCAGATCCTGGACGCGCTGGGAGATGGGCCGCTCTCGTTGGAGCGATTGGAGCAGAGGATCCCTCGCGCCCGCCTGTACCTGAGCCGCCCCAACCGACTGGAGCGATACGGCCTGATCCGGCGCGTGGGATTCACCCCAACGGACGCGTTGCACGTGGAGGGGATCTACCGGGCATGGGACGTGCAAGCGGCCCAGGCCGCGGCCGCCGCTCTGGGCGAGCGAATGGGATGCTCCGCCGCGCGGCTGAGCCAATACGTCCACGAGCGGGTGGTGCGAGAGCTGGTGATCGCCATCCTGAACCGCCTGGTCTCGCTGGAGGGGACGGCGGAGGACGTAATGGCCGCGCCGGTGGCTCGCCTGCTGGTGGAGCGCGCCCTGGGCGATCACCGCCTGCCCGACCTGGAGGTCAACCTACGGCTGCGCCGTCCCATCGTGGCGCTGGGAGCCCCCGCGGCGGCCTACTTCCACCGCGTCGCCGAGCGGCTGAGCACGGAGGTGATCATCCCGGAACACGCGGGCGTCGCCAACGCGGTGGGAGCCGTCTCCGGTAGCATCATGCACACGTGTGAGATGCACATCACCGCCCAGTACGACGTGACCGGAATCACCGGCTACGCGCTGCATTCCACGGCCGGGCTGTGGGAGTTCGAGAGCCTGGACGAGGCGCTGACGTTCGCCCGAGAGCGAGGGCGCGAGCTGGCTGCGGCCGGGGCGCGTGCGGCCGGAGCCACCGAGATCGGGATCGAGGAGGAGATCGAGGAGGAGAAGGCGACCACGTCATGGGGCGGAGACGCGCTGTATCTGGGAACGCGCCTGCGCTTCACCGCCATCGGACGCCCGGATCTACAGGAACCACCCTCATCGGAAGAGGGCCCCTCAGCGCGCCCGGGATAATGGCCGCCCTCGAACGTCAGCGGACTGCCCACTTTCATTCGAACAACGGAGGAATCCTTCCATGCCCCCGATCATCGCCATCGTCGGCCGCTCGGACAGCGGCAAGACCACGTTCCTGGAGAAGCTAATCCCCGAGTTGAAGGCACGCGGGTGGCGGGTTGGCGTCATCAAGCATCACGGCCATCCCTCGCCCCTGGACCAGCCGGGCAAGGATACCTGGCGGCACGCCGAGGCGGGCGCAGATCGCGTCGTGGCCGCGTCATCGGTCGAGCTAGCGTTGTTTGAACGGCTGACGGAAAAGCCCTCGCCCAGGGAGATCGCCCGGCGCTTCTTCACCGATGTGGACATCGTGCTGACCGAAGGGCACAAACGCAGCGACCTGCCCAAGATCGAGATATGCCGGGCAGCGCGCAGCCGAGAGCTGCTCTGCACGCCCGATGAACTGCTGGCGGTCGTGAGCGACCTGCGCTTCCCGATCCCCGTGCCCCACTTCGATCTGTCGGACGCGAAGGGGATCGCGGATCTCATCGAGGAACGCTACCTCTCCCCGGAAACCGCTCAATAGTGAACCCGCTTGAACCGGGTTTCCCGTTGGACCAGGAACCAATGCCGTCGTGACGACACACCCCCCGGCCGAGCCATCGCCACCAGCCGGCGATAGATCGTCCGCTCCGCCTCCAACTGGCCGCCCGAGCGACGGACGACTCGATCCCAATATTCGGGGTACGTCGTCTGCAGCCAGCGAGCCAGGTCCGCGGCATAGAATGCCCGCTCATACGGCTGCTGTGCGACGGCCTCCTCCAACACGGCCTCGGTGAGCACGCCAGCCTCAAAATCCTCAGGCGAGACCTCCTCGGGGGCTCCCGCATCATCTAGCGCGGTCACCAGCGCTCGCACCGCGGCCAGCTCCGCCTCATCATCGGCCAACTCATCCCCCAGGACGTGAATCTGCTCCTGCAGATGCAAGGGCCGCTCAGCCGGGGTGTAAACGGCCATCTGTTCCTGAAGCGCGTCCAGATGACGCTGCCGCTGCGCCACGCGATCGGCCAGAGCACGCATCCGATTCCTCAGATCCCGCAGGGGTTGCCTCCGCAGATACTCCCGCTCGGCCTCAGGGAGCTCCCTCGGCCGCTCCTCTACCTGGACGGCCGCCTGTCCCTCCTCCCCAACCAGTGTGAAGATGCGGCCATGTTCGGCGTTGAGGAAGAGCACGGGGGTGGCATAGCCCTGATGATCGGGCCATCGGGCTTCCAGCTCGGCGCGAGCGTCAGCCACGGCGGCATCAACCCGGCCGGGATGCCGCGATCCCAGCAGGGAGCGATATAACGCGTGGGCAAAGGCGATGGCTACATCATCCCGGATCTCATACTGCATGCCGATCACCGCCGGCACCCCCGCCTGAATCAGCGCCGGCCCCAGCCCGGCCAACAGCCTGCCCTCTGACAGAGGCCGGGAGGAAGTCTGGGCACCCTTGCACGTGGCCAGCACCACCAACCGCACGCTCTCCCCACGCGCGTTCAACAGCGTGCGCATCTGATCGGAGCGCACCCAGGTCAGGCCATCCTCCGTGAAGCGATCCTCCGGGGAGGCGGTGAACATCAACTGCCCATACGTGCCGTCGAACTCGCCGTGGGTGGCGAAATGAAGGACGTGAGGCTGCCATTCCCCCAGGAGCTCGCTGAACGCGGCGAAAGTGGCCTGTCCGGTCAGCGTCCGCAACTCGGCCCGGTCGCCCAGCTGCTTCAGCGCCCCCCGCACAATCTGCAACTCCCGCTCCCAGTTCAGGCCGGTGTCTTCCGGGGCAATGAAGAGCACGCGCAATGGGAGGCGAATCGAGATCGGCCGACGAGGAGGCACCTGTCCCACACGCCCCACCGCGCGCACCAACGGATGTCGGCTGCGACACGCGATCGACCGGCCGATCCTCTCGTCGTACAGCAGCTCCCAGGGCAGGGCAGCGATGGCCGGGGGGTCGATGGCTAGGCGGACTCGCACTCCGGGGACGCGCCCGGAGTCCAGATCGGCCTGGGCGATGGTCCACAGCCGCTCTACCTCACCGGTGAAGAGCTTTTGATACAGGGCCCATCCCACCTCATGCAGGAAATCGGCCCCCACATCCCGCACGACCTCGGTCAGTCGCTCCTGCCACTTCATCCACTGCGGCCTCATGGGGTCCAGGCGCAGCACGGAAGAAGCGCGCGGCTGTCCGGGATAGAAGGCGAGGACGGGATAGGCGTGCGTCTGCGCGGCCGACTCCTCGGCTGCAGGCTCTTGGATGATGATCTCCAGATCGGCGTAGTCGTCCATACATCCCCTCACGGTCGCCGCCAAGCCGGACACGAGGCCGGCGTGTGATCGCCCACCCTCCCGCACTCGAAATGCGATACGCTTTCACGAGATGGCCTGCATGCCATCTCATCCCCACAGCAAGGCTATCGCCGCCCCCAGGGCCAGATAAGGCCCATAGGCCATGGCCGCAAACGGCCGATAACGTCCCCGGGCTAACCGCCAGACGATCCATCCCAGGGCGACGACGGCGCCGATGACGGCTCCCAGGAAGAGGGCCAACACCACCCCGGGATAACCGACGGCCAGGCCGATGAAAAGCGCCAGCTTCACGTCCCCCGCGCCCAAAGCGGGCCCGTGAACGCCCTTCCCCCGGCTCACGAGCCTCAGAAACAGCTCGCCCAAACCGTACACGGCCAGGAACAGGCCGAACGCGAGCACGCCGCCGATCAGAGATCGCCGGACCCCCGGCGGAATGCCCAGGGCGGAGAGGC
The sequence above is a segment of the Chloroflexota bacterium genome. Coding sequences within it:
- a CDS encoding glutaredoxin, yielding MPLIGKQDQQVLREEFQNLVAPVKLVMFTQETECQYCRETRQIVEELAQLSDKITAEVRDFVTDKEAVEAYKIDKIPAIAIVRGGDEPKDYGIRYFGIPSGYEFSSLIEDILMVSQGESGLSQETKQAVAQINEPVHIQVFVTPTCPYCPMAVRLAHQLALESDLITADMVEAIEFPHLANKYQVMGVPRTVINEDYHLEGAVPEPMLLERVLQAVEAQRSVA
- a CDS encoding co-chaperone GroES encodes the protein MQVEPLGDRVLVKVIEEESRTASGILLPETAKEKPQRGEVVAVGDGEDIPVSVGDQILYAKYSGTEIRLNGADYLILDVGDILARVKE
- a CDS encoding NrdH-redoxin; the encoded protein is MVSKQPRVIVFTTPTCRYCNALKRYLRQHKIKFKDVDISRDERAARDVVRRTGQMGVPVVDIGGKIVIGFDRPKIDRLLGLRN
- the mobB gene encoding molybdopterin-guanine dinucleotide biosynthesis protein B; translated protein: MPPIIAIVGRSDSGKTTFLEKLIPELKARGWRVGVIKHHGHPSPLDQPGKDTWRHAEAGADRVVAASSVELALFERLTEKPSPREIARRFFTDVDIVLTEGHKRSDLPKIEICRAARSRELLCTPDELLAVVSDLRFPIPVPHFDLSDAKGIADLIEERYLSPETAQ
- a CDS encoding histidine kinase, which gives rise to MSERELSEEEVARRVAELEARVEDLRRRLPAHSVPPALLIELEELEEELEAARARMRKAKP
- a CDS encoding OsmC family protein; translated protein: MAVEAKVTWRDGMEFAGTAASGHTVVMDSSAEHGGRNAGFRPMELLLISLAGCTAMDVISILRKKRQKVTGFEINVRGEQADTHPHKYTDIHVEYVVRGEDISPQAVERAIQLSEEKYCSVEATIRGVARITSSYRIEPA
- a CDS encoding sigma-70 family RNA polymerase sigma factor codes for the protein MRIRVTKSLSLASEQEEVVGSNDLDEQALVAALKAGDRAACAVMVKRFSPRIYRVALKLMGDPDEAEEVLQETFISACQHVRDFEGRSSLGTWLYRIATNAGLMRLRRRKLETVSIDDPVELEDGEVAPRQLIDWGWNPEKHALNEELRRVMDEAIAALPETLRATFILRDIEGLSTAETAETLGISESAAKVRLHRARMRLREYLTEYFAAHRASVAERGDHDDARP
- a CDS encoding NUDIX hydrolase, with protein sequence MDSQGTSPSSASDAYPRPSVTADVVAWLVRDGAPHVLLIRRRYWPYEGHWALPGGFIDITETLEQAARRELAEETGLTDVPLEPIRLFDAPGRDPRRRVITMAYLALLGERGDGWRPRAGDDAADARWWPVADLPSLAFDHGQIIAAARAHLRRRLLGDDLGRHLLPDPFTARELRSAFSSVLGEPVSTRSVLRLLRAAGVIEGLPGGRYRYRPIAQGTWPYW
- a CDS encoding hydantoinase/oxoprolinase family protein gives rise to the protein MTWMLGIDTGGTYTDAVILDPEQGRVLTSAKALTTHHDLSYGIDAAITMLTGIDISRIGLVGLSTTLATNALVEGRGGRVGLILIGYDPQLIERWGFRRELVTDQVIFLRGGHDLNGREAAPLDVSALREAVLRHEGQVDAWAISGYFGVRNPDHERRARDVVASLSDLPITCAHELTGELNAIRRATTVALNARLIPLIQRLIQAVQHTLRRHHIPATLMVVRGDGALLRADVALRHPVETILSGPAASIVGARYLTGLDDALVIDMGGTTTDVAVLEGGRPIIRNDGAQVGGWRTLVRAVDAQTTGLGGDSHIRWKNGRLRIGPERAIPLSMAIALYPQAADEWRNGGGRSDPPELFALVELTPRWETTSLERQILDALGDGPLSLERLEQRIPRARLYLSRPNRLERYGLIRRVGFTPTDALHVEGIYRAWDVQAAQAAAAALGERMGCSAARLSQYVHERVVRELVIAILNRLVSLEGTAEDVMAAPVARLLVERALGDHRLPDLEVNLRLRRPIVALGAPAAAYFHRVAERLSTEVIIPEHAGVANAVGAVSGSIMHTCEMHITAQYDVTGITGYALHSTAGLWEFESLDEALTFARERGRELAAAGARAAGATEIGIEEEIEEEKATTSWGGDALYLGTRLRFTAIGRPDLQEPPSSEEGPSARPG
- a CDS encoding ketoacyl-ACP synthase III, which translates into the protein MRRYAQIIGWGKSLPNHILTNDDLARIVDTSDEWIRTRTGIRQRYIATDPRETTASLAIKAAQEALRVANVPASRVNMVIVATSSPEHIFPSTASLVQDGIGATRAGAFDLSAACSGFVYALSIARGLIASESAEYVLVIGAETLSRLVDWSDRNTCVLFGDGAGAVLVAASEVPGGILSTVLGSDGSGGDLLIVPAGGSRLPASLETVASGQHYLKMDGRGVFRFATRVMARATQEVVEQAGLTMSDIELVIPHQANRRIIESAAKQLGLDMDRMYTNLDRYGNTSTASIPIALCEAIEEGRIRQHDHLVMVGFGAGLTWGATVVQWGVPLPLPETPWWRSAQYSGSFHVAQARSFGRRVLRRLYDVVIGPREENGHAPRGLWRGGVEKLRGRRQEPDHGSPTDTFEKDS
- the fabF gene encoding beta-ketoacyl-ACP synthase II: MKDTRVVVTGLGAVTALGLDVPTTWSGVLAGRSGVDRITSFDPSPYKTQIAAEIKDFDPTRYLDRRTARRLDRFTHFAVAASQEAVQDSGLNLANEDPRAVGVIIGSALGGLGTLLREQEILRTRGPRRVNPFFVPAILIDTAAGQVAIELGVRGPNMAIVSACATGNGAIGEAAEIIRRGDAEVILAGGSEAVIHPITLAGLNVMGALSTRNEDPPRACRPFDAQRDGFVMGEGAAVLVLESLDHALERGAHIYAEILSYAATADAFHLAQPAEDSAGAVEAMEKALQRAGIQPTEVQYINAHGTSTALNDRSETAAIKQVFGEHAYRLAVSSTKSMTGHLLGAAGALEAVLCVKALQERVLPPTINYEHPDPECDLDYVPNQARPAPDLNVAMSNAFGLGGHNACLIMRRWEGS